From the genome of Streptomyces sp. V1I1, one region includes:
- a CDS encoding DUF5685 family protein — MFGIVRPCTHRLTDGLKTEWMAHLCGLCLALRADHGQFARVVTNYDGLIVSVLTEAQTERTPASRRTAGPCPLRAMRTAPVARGEGARLAAAVSLVLASAKIRDHVADRDGVLARRPVAAPALRVAAGWDRAGARTGAELGFDTAVLLDAIERQSGIEALAGPGTPLLTVTEPTETATAAAFAHTAVLAGRPENIAPLAEAGKLFGRLAHLLDAVEDREADAASGAWNPLAATGTSPAEARRLADDAVHGVRLALRDARFADDKLVHVLLAHELQNSVNRAFGTTTCAHQGYGGPPQGPHQGQGGPYGQGPYGQGPYDQGPYGSDNPYGGGGPSGPGGPGGMPPGFHQEPQKPGRRGFWAGCAAFVGLCCTCKLCCAEEYEGPWSRKKREGCCHKCDCDCCDCCSCDC; from the coding sequence GTGTTCGGAATCGTCAGGCCATGCACTCATCGCCTCACCGATGGGCTCAAGACCGAGTGGATGGCCCATCTGTGCGGACTCTGTCTGGCACTTCGCGCCGACCACGGCCAGTTCGCCCGGGTCGTGACCAACTACGACGGCCTGATCGTCTCGGTTCTGACGGAGGCTCAGACCGAGCGCACCCCCGCCTCCCGGCGCACCGCGGGCCCCTGCCCGCTGCGCGCCATGCGCACCGCACCCGTCGCCCGGGGTGAAGGAGCGCGCCTGGCGGCAGCCGTCTCCCTGGTGCTGGCGTCGGCGAAGATTCGGGACCACGTCGCCGACCGGGACGGGGTGTTGGCCCGCAGGCCGGTGGCGGCCCCCGCCCTCCGGGTCGCCGCGGGCTGGGACCGGGCCGGGGCGCGCACCGGCGCGGAGCTCGGCTTCGACACCGCGGTGCTGCTCGACGCCATCGAGAGGCAGAGCGGGATCGAGGCGCTGGCCGGGCCGGGCACCCCGCTGCTGACCGTCACCGAGCCGACCGAGACGGCGACCGCGGCCGCCTTCGCCCATACCGCCGTACTGGCCGGACGGCCGGAGAACATCGCGCCGCTGGCCGAGGCCGGGAAGCTCTTCGGACGGCTCGCGCATCTGCTGGATGCCGTCGAGGACAGGGAAGCTGACGCAGCGTCGGGTGCCTGGAACCCTCTCGCCGCCACCGGCACCTCGCCGGCCGAGGCGCGACGGCTCGCCGACGACGCGGTGCACGGGGTGCGGCTCGCGCTGCGCGACGCCCGCTTCGCCGACGACAAGCTGGTGCACGTGCTGCTGGCGCACGAGCTGCAGAATTCGGTGAACCGGGCGTTCGGGACGACGACCTGCGCGCACCAGGGGTACGGAGGCCCGCCGCAGGGCCCGCACCAGGGACAGGGCGGTCCGTACGGCCAGGGACCGTACGGCCAGGGTCCTTACGATCAGGGACCGTACGGCTCCGACAACCCCTACGGCGGGGGCGGCCCCAGCGGTCCTGGTGGGCCCGGCGGTATGCCGCCCGGCTTCCACCAGGAACCCCAGAAGCCGGGCAGGCGCGGCTTCTGGGCCGGCTGCGCCGCCTTCGTCGGGCTGTGCTGCACCTGCAAGCTGTGCTGCGCCGAAGAGTACGAAGGTCCCTGGTCCCGCAAGAAGCGCGAGGGCTGCTGCCACAAGTGCGACTGCGACTGCTGTGACTGCTGCAGCTGTGACTGCTGA
- a CDS encoding ABC transporter substrate-binding protein: MSRTRHAVAFALITAAALTLTACGSGDPATAGVGAKPGVKPGKLPTTDVVSSVAKDEAIAKLLPADVRGRGTLTIASAVGGSPPGATFLEDGKTAVGQDIDFAEAAARVLGLRLKREVASFEAILPALGSGKYDLGTGNFGVTDERRKTIDFVTYINDGQGFAALKSSKLTKISAFTDLCGLNVAMGAGTTFEASLEKNKGVCAKAGKKPYKVQTYAEPGAVWISLQQGRSDVVMSTINGLRYAVTQLEGTKFLNEFKRLDVGIAFKKGTPLAPAFQAAVNKLKTDGTYDRILKKWGTTESAIAKSQISPPEIK, from the coding sequence ATGAGCAGGACACGCCACGCCGTCGCCTTCGCGCTGATCACAGCCGCCGCGCTGACACTGACCGCCTGCGGCTCCGGCGACCCGGCGACCGCCGGCGTCGGCGCCAAGCCGGGTGTGAAGCCCGGCAAGCTCCCCACCACCGATGTGGTGTCCTCGGTCGCGAAGGACGAGGCGATCGCGAAGCTGCTGCCCGCGGACGTACGCGGCAGGGGCACCCTCACCATCGCCAGTGCCGTCGGGGGCAGTCCGCCCGGCGCGACCTTCCTGGAGGACGGCAAGACGGCCGTCGGCCAGGACATCGACTTCGCCGAGGCCGCCGCCAGGGTGCTGGGGCTCAGGCTCAAGCGCGAGGTGGCGAGCTTCGAGGCGATCCTGCCGGCGCTGGGCAGCGGCAAGTACGACCTGGGCACCGGCAACTTCGGTGTGACCGACGAGCGCCGCAAGACCATCGACTTCGTCACCTACATCAACGACGGCCAGGGCTTCGCCGCGCTCAAGAGCAGCAAGCTGACGAAGATCTCGGCCTTCACCGATCTGTGCGGACTCAATGTCGCGATGGGGGCCGGCACCACCTTCGAGGCGTCCCTGGAGAAGAACAAGGGCGTCTGCGCCAAGGCGGGCAAGAAGCCGTACAAGGTCCAGACGTACGCCGAGCCGGGCGCGGTCTGGATCTCCCTCCAGCAGGGCCGCAGCGATGTGGTGATGAGCACCATCAACGGTCTGCGCTACGCCGTGACCCAGCTGGAGGGCACGAAGTTCCTGAATGAGTTCAAGCGGCTCGACGTCGGCATCGCCTTCAAGAAGGGCACCCCGCTGGCGCCCGCCTTCCAGGCGGCGGTGAACAAGCTCAAGACGGACGGGACGTACGACCGGATCCTGAAGAAGTGGGGCACGACCGAGTCGGCGATCGCGAAGTCGCAGATCTCGCCGCCCGAGATCAAGTGA
- a CDS encoding GNAT family N-acetyltransferase, whose amino-acid sequence MTFTPSRGSALSVIRTTVDDPLARPLLEELAHEYISRYGSAFDLEHYPSEEFTPPGGAFLLLLEQGRPVAGGAYRRYDASTAELKRIWTHSAHRRRGLARRVLRVLEREAADRGYSRIHLTTGPRQPEAKGLYLAAGYRPLFDLSADPESIGPLPFEKHQETPAS is encoded by the coding sequence ATGACGTTCACCCCGAGTCGTGGCTCCGCGCTGTCCGTAATCCGGACCACGGTCGACGACCCCCTGGCCCGCCCGCTCCTGGAGGAGCTGGCGCACGAATACATCAGCCGGTACGGCTCCGCCTTCGATCTGGAGCACTACCCGTCCGAGGAGTTCACCCCGCCCGGCGGCGCGTTCCTGCTGCTCCTGGAGCAGGGCCGGCCGGTGGCCGGCGGCGCGTACCGCCGCTACGACGCAAGCACGGCCGAGCTCAAAAGGATCTGGACGCACTCCGCGCACCGCCGCCGTGGCCTTGCCCGGCGCGTGCTGCGCGTGCTGGAGCGAGAGGCCGCCGACCGCGGCTACTCCCGGATCCATCTGACCACCGGACCGCGCCAGCCCGAGGCCAAGGGCCTCTACCTGGCCGCCGGATACCGCCCTCTCTTCGATCTGTCCGCAGATCCGGAGTCGATCGGCCCGCTGCCGTTCGAGAAGCACCAGGAGACCCCAGCATCATGA